The genomic interval GACGCGCATGTCTCCCGCACGGTGAACCTGGGCGACGTGACGGTGAACGGCACGAAGGTGCTCGACTACACCGGTATCTCCTACGAGGTCACGACCGAGATCACCTGGTCCCAACTCACCGGCGCGGGCCTCCAGTTGAGGCGCTCACCCAGTGGAGGTCGGCACATCGACGCCGGTGTCTACGACGACTACGCCTTCCTCAACCGGCGCAACACGGTGAACGCCGACACGTCCGGCAAGTGGCAGGAGAGCCACACCCCGTTCGACCCGTCCGCCGGCACCGTGAGGCTGCGCATCCTGGTGGACCGCACGTCGGTGGAGATGTTCGTCGACGACGGCCGTTACGTGCACACCAGCCAGGTGTTCCCGTATCTGCTGGACACCGGGCTCGCGCTGTTCACGATCGGCGGCAGCGCGGTGTTCCGCGACACGGTGATCCGCGAGTTCTCGGTGTGAGGCCGGCCTGACCGGGTCAGCTGAGCAGCTTCATCCCCTCCGGCGCCTCGATCCCGAACTCCTCGTCCAGCAACCGCCGTACCTCCCCCTCGTCCGTCAACTCCCGCTCGCTCACGGCACCGTCGGCCCTCGTCTCGGTCAACACGCGCCCGTGGAGCAGGAGATGGCGGTCAGGGGTGACCCGCTGGACGAAGAGGCCCTTGGTGAACGGGGAGCGCGGGTTCGTGGCGATGTGCCAGTTGACGACCTCGAAGTCCACGTGCTCGAAGGGCTCCAGGGTGAAGGCGTACTGCGGCTGCCAGGCTCCGTTTCCGTCGCCGCCGTCGCCGCCGTCGCCGCCACCGCCGTCGTACGCCTGGAGGACGAGGAGGTCCAGCGGTCCTCGGTGCGGCACCTGGACCAGCCGGTGCCTGCGCCCCGCGCCCTCGAACTCCTCGCCCACCACCACCGGTACCGGCTCCAACAGGCCCCCGATCGCCCCGAACCCGACATCGGCCAGGTACCGCTGCGGGTCGCCCGGCACCTCCACCAGCAGCGCCATGTGGGTGCGCGGGCGGCTCTCGAACCGGTCCGTGCCCACGACCACCCGGGCCGCCAGCAACGTCACCCCGAAGCCCAGCGCCCTCAGCGCGGTGGCGAGCAGCGTGTTGTGCTCGTAGCAGTAACCACCGCGCCGACCGCGCACCAACTTGGCCATCAGATCCGGCAGTTCGAGCGAGGGAGCCGTGCGCCGGAACGCGTCCAGGTTCTCGAACGGGATGCCCCACAGGTGCGCGAGGTGCACGCCCCGCAGCGTCGCCGGGCCGGGCCGCCGCTCGCCCTCCCAACCGATGTGCGTGAGGTATTCGTCCAGGTCGAGGGCATCGCTGTCAGCCATGCCCTCACCCTACGGAATCACCGGCCCCCGCCCCCTCCACGGCTCACTGCTGCGTCGCCGGCTCCAACGCCTCCACCGCCGCGGCCGCCGCCGTCGAGTCCTGGCCGTAGAAGATGTCGATGTCGACCTCCTCGCCGCCCATCGTCAGGGTGTCCCACGCGCCGCTGAGGACGAGCATGCGCAGGGTGCGCGACTCCAGCGTCTGAAGGCGTTCCAGGATCGCCTCGTCGTCCGGCATACCCGGGAGGCGGGGGGCGAGCCGGTCGCGGATCGC from Streptomyces sp. NBC_01288 carries:
- a CDS encoding arylamine N-acetyltransferase family protein, with the translated sequence MADSDALDLDEYLTHIGWEGERRPGPATLRGVHLAHLWGIPFENLDAFRRTAPSLELPDLMAKLVRGRRGGYCYEHNTLLATALRALGFGVTLLAARVVVGTDRFESRPRTHMALLVEVPGDPQRYLADVGFGAIGGLLEPVPVVVGEEFEGAGRRHRLVQVPHRGPLDLLVLQAYDGGGGDGGDGGDGNGAWQPQYAFTLEPFEHVDFEVVNWHIATNPRSPFTKGLFVQRVTPDRHLLLHGRVLTETRADGAVSERELTDEGEVRRLLDEEFGIEAPEGMKLLS